The nucleotide window gagagagaaggagacttcAAAGACCAAGTTAAAGATCTAGAGGGCTGGCAGTAACTTGTCCATTTCTGGAGTAGTATTAGTGTGGCATTTGAAAAACATTTGGAAAGTGTGATATTTGGAAAGTATTTGTACAGCAACTTATCTTTCAACAGTTCTTTATCCGTCTACTCTCCAGATTCAAACAGTTGAAGTGAGCCATTGTTTAGCATGTTACTGTTATCACACTTGTGGTTTTAATTTTGTATGCACATGCCAGAGGGAATAGAAGGAGCCTTTCATGTGGGAATTAGTTTTAGTAGCCCagtcctctctgctgtctcctaGGCCCAGCTGTACGGTGACCTGCTACTGGAGAGGGCTGCAGGAACAGTAAGTGAGATGCAGTCCCTGAGGCCgctgggtaatgtagtttaGAATCTCAGAGGGCTACATTAGCTCCTTGTGTGTCAGATGGCTTCCCAGGCCCCCTGCGGTTGTTAACTAGCTCAGGCTAACAAGCTACCATCTGTACCATCAGTGCTAAAGAGAAACAGGGGATCTAGCTACTGCATGTCATGATCCAGGGGAGATAGAGCTCCACTTaaagaacacacatacagatgcacacacatttacacacgtagacacacatgcatacgcCTCAGTTCAGCAGGCTCTGATCTGGCGAAAAAACAATTACCAGCTCTTTCTTTGCTGCCATTGTTGACTCCATTATCCTGATGACATGCAAAtctctcaggcacacacacatatgcacacgcacacacacacacacgcgcacacacacgcgcacacagagagagagagagagagagagagagagagagagtacaaccAGCCAGCCTACCACACACAGAGCCTCTAACCAGGCGTCGGAGGTGGGGCTTCTCAGGCAGGTAGCGGTACTTGCAGCCAAACACGCTGAGGTTGGAGGTGTGGTCTCCGAAGAAGCGCAGGTGGCGGTACTTCTCCCCACAGCGGTAGCAGAAGTTGGTGTTGCACTGCGTGCAGGTCATGTGATCGCAGCCCTCTGTGCGTTGTATGTGGATCTAGAGGAGCATTAAGGTTTTTGTCAGTATCACACATTATCACACTTTGTCATGGTCACACATCTCGTGTGTTATCATTCAACTTGTTAAACTTAATATCTTGTTATATTACATTATCCAGTACTGTAGGATGTTGTTTACATCTAAACCCCTGTTGGTTTTCTTGGaacttacttgtgaacatttgTTTGATTTGCTCAATTTGGCCCATGCCTCTGAACTGATTAACAGTGTGGAACATACAGTCCTGccgtctcctgtcctgtcctgactCATGTTGATGctgaccagagagagatggTCTGACAAACTGTCAAGCTAACAACCTGACGAGAAAACCTTATGGCTAGCTAACAATCTGACTAAACAACAACCTGTCTAACAGCCTGTCTGGTTGATACCAGTCCAGATAACAATCTGTAAAAATCACTGATTGACAGCTCAGTATGTCAGAATGATGTTGGATCAAACATCGCTGTTAGGTAGGTATGGCTAGGCTTAGCCATGTTAGCTGCTAGATTTAGCTATGTTATTAAGCTAGACTGGTTTTAATGACATCAAGGTTGACTCTCTGCCCAGGGTAGTCTCATGACTTTCCCCAACACCAACTCAGTCCCAGCAGCTTTTGTTTGAAGCTGAGgtagcaacaacaacagctctAACAGACATCCTCCCAGataagcagcttctccttcctgtctggctGACACAGAAGACTCTTCAGTGCTGCAGAACATCTCTACCTATTTTACGCTAAACTGGTTGAATACTAAAAGGACATCACCTCActttgctgaagcagcatttgTTTGCCAGTGACTACATGTTAGAGTTAGATTACCATCTCAACCAGTACCATCATTAGGCTCAGCCAGGGGGCCAACAGAGGCCCAGGCCCAAGTCTCTGCTCCATTCCCAACCCCAGTACCCACCTTGCAGCGGGGGCACTTCTGGGCATTCCTCTGGCCGTGCTCGACAACACTGGCCCAGGTCCGCAGCAGCTTGTCCCCCCTCCGGTAGTCACGACACTTCAGACCCTGGTGCCAGGGGGCGTGGCACTTAAAACACCACACAAAATGACACTTACTGCACTGGACCTGTCATGGGAtaggagaaaaagaagaagacaaaagagagatgccagcagagaggagacagagaaggtaTGAAtagggtggaggggaagaggggaggaggaggaaagtaaGGATATGAAGATGAAATGAGAGGACAGGGTggtagggaagaggaggaagacatgAAGAGGAGGGAAGTGAGCAGAGGAGAGATTTGTTTTTATTAGTCCCTCCAGTGAAGGAGACATGTCAATCACATCAAACCCTAACTTTGAGATCAAGAATCACATCACACTAGATCATTGTCACACTGTGGGGTTCAACCCCCATACCTCACCTTGTActtgtgctctgctctgctgggtGTCTGAAGGGAGCGGGTCTTCAGGGAGGTGAAGAGGCTGCACTGGGGGCAAGGCTTCGTGCTGGCGTCTAATCGGCCTAACTCCAGGAAGTAGTGGTACTTTGCTACCTCCTCATTGGCCAGATGAGACACCACTACACTCTCCTCCAGGAAACCACTGCATTCTGTGATTGGACAGATGATGTCAGCCCTGCCCACTCGCACCTAAGGATGGATGATGAACAGGCTTGTCAGACAATATTATCAAGCATGTGGTTTGAGATAACCCAATGGAGACATGATTAGCTGGGTCATAATACCAACAGTAACAGGGTTGTAAAGTATGTACGTAAAGGGTAACCTAACTAACttaaacaaaaacacatacatacatagataCTAAGTACTGCGCTACATGGCAGAGGCAACGTTCATTTCTAAGTATACATTCATGGAGGTAGCTGTTCTGAGCTAAACACTAATCCCTATATAGCAGAGCAGTGTGCGTCCTGAGTGCTGTGTATGGTGAAAGATGCCCTGTGACCTTTACTACTCCCTAGGGGGAAAGAGAAGGCGAAAGGGTAGGAAGAAGACAGGAAAGTGAAGGGTACAGCAGTGGGGGTTGGTTCAGGAGAGAATTCTTAGGCAACAATAAGATCCATTACGCCACCATAGGTCATGTGACTTGGCACCAGACAGATACTTCCTGGGAAGGCTGGACAAGAGCCAGGAGAGCTAAGATGcttagagacacagagagagacctgttcatactgaggacagacagagagtgaccAACTCCTAACTGGAGACAGAAATAGAAATATCTTCCTattgaggacagagagagacctactCCTACAGGGGTCATAACCCATATAGTCTAGTGTGTCCAGCTAGCTGGGGTGTGTGTCTAGCTAGTTTggatctgtctgtgtctagctagcaggaatgtgtgtgtgtttgtagatagCTGAGATGGGAGTGTGTCTAGCTAGctggtatgtgtatgtgtggttaggCCTGCTGTGAcagcagcctggaacactgaagAGGATCTGTTGTTGAGAGGACAGAGCAGCTCTGAGAACACAACTGTCAGCATGAGACGTAATAACACTGTTTACCACTACCCAGAGaatagagtcacacacacacacacgtatacacacatttacatcagCACCTGAATTCTGGCTGTGTGAACAAAGACAATGCTGTGGTAGTTTGTGGTCGTGTCAGTCTCACTTGGGTGCCTGGGTTGATGTCTCCTTCTATTCCACCTCTGTCGCCACTAACCCTAAAAcccaaccccagccctaacTCTAAACCCAGCCTTAAGCCTAAACCGAAACCCCAAACCCAAACATTCCCCACACCCATCGCATGAGAAGGCCTGAACTGGGCTACACGAGTCTAGGCTAGGCTGGGTACAGTGGGCAGTGTGGATAGATCACTCAGGGTAAGAGCAGACACACCTCTCTATCCTACACAAGAGAGACCATCAGCTCCATATCCTACACAGGAGAGACCATCACTTCCATATCCTATACAGGAGAGACCATCACCTCCATATCCTACACAGGAGGGACCATCACCTCCATATCCTACACAGGAGAGACCATCACCTCCATATCCTACACAGGAGGGACCATCACCTCCATATCCTACACAGGAGAGACCATCACCTCCATATCCTACACAGGAGAGACCATCACATCCATATCCTACACAGGAGAGACCATCACCTCCATATCCTACAAAGGAGAGACCATCACCTCCATATCCTACACAGGAGAGGGCtacggggcggctgtggctcagggggtagagagggttgtctgttaatcgcaaggttggcggttcgacccccgactcctcccaggccatgtgccgaagtatccttgagcaagactctgaaccccaagttgctcccgatgggcaggccggcgccttgcatggtagctcgctgccgtcggtatgtgtgagtgagagtatgaatgggtgaatgagaggcaaacattgtaaagcgctttgagtgccgctaaggtagaaaagtgctatataaaaaTGCAGTCCAGGAGAGACCATCACCTCCATATACTAAAGAATACATCATCCGCTCATACCGGTAATCCTACAGATGAGAGTATCCCCTCTGTCTCAGACTCTATCCTACATACTGagatctgtgatgtgtgtgtgtgtgtgtattattgtaACACTATAACAATGGGCGTTGGCTGTTTCACTCATGCTGGCTGTGAAGAGCAGCAGTTTAACCAAACTAGTTTAACAGGTTAGTGCACACTCCTGCTGGACAAACGACAACCTAACTACAGGCTAACTAAAGTACCACCTGACTAAAACCTCTCTGACTACCACACTCTTACTACAACAATTGCTGTAGAACTTTCCTACTGCCTACCTGCAACCACATATGTGTTATTCACATATGCCAACAGGTCAGCATTTATaactaaactcaaacacacagatcCTTCCCAAcatgacacacacgcgcacacatacacacactgcaggctCAGTCAGACGGTGCTCTAGCAGGCTGATTTCATTACGTTCCACAGAGACAGAACTCTGTGATTAAACTGTCAATAAGAACCAGCCaacccctgtctcctccccagagccacagcacagcagatcccacacacactctcacacacatgccagtTCAGACAGGCTGTGTCTGTGCTTCTTTCagacttttctttctttctttgtgctTAAAGGAGACAAGAAAGCTCCTGGTCTCAACAAAACCCCCACTATCTCTGTGATCTCGGTCTATAtgtgacccagacccagacaccTCTGTGTCTGGGTCTGGTGTTTCTATGTCTGTGTCGGTATAGGTGGGTATGTAACTTTTCATAGTTGCTGTGTCTATGGTCactgtgtctgtgacagactgagGAGTCAGAAGAAGCCAGGTCAGGCAGAAGGATCTGAAGGCAGGAAACACATGACTTCCCTGGACCAGAAACAACAATTACTAACACACAAAGAGGGaattacatacaaacacacgcacccacagcTCAGCTATTACTGTACAGCACAATAAGACAAGCATTCCTATCATGCACCAGCTAACACATGGCATGGGTCACTGAGAcagtgtgagcacacacacaggctgagacacacacagagacacgctctcacacacacacacacacacacacacacacacaccaagctagGACAGACCTCCCTGAAGCGTGATAGTGGGCACAGTGAGTCTGACCACCAGTTTGGAGAGTCACATTCTCTGGATGCCTCACAATTTCATACTGGCTGTCTCACCAACAGGAAGTTTATCATCTGACTAGAGATAACTTCCTGGTTGCCCACTTGGTGCAACCTTGGAAAAGCTAGGACACTCTCAGGAGGAGCTAAGGGAAACACTAGATAGGGTACACACTGGTGATGTTAGGAGTCTCTTTGGAGAAGCTAGTAGCTCTTCAAGAGAAGTCCGGAGACTAGGATCCAAGACCATGGACAAAGTGCTCCTCCTATGAAAACAAATAGAGCCCGTGAGTCCAACAGACAGAACTATGCTGGAAGCCCAGGCCTTGTCAGAGTGGTTCTATGTTCAAACATAGAGGTCTAAGGGTCTGGCTAGGCACACTTCCTCCTTTATGGTGGTGACATGTTCTAGATGCtttaatgaacacacacacacgcacacttcaaACAGCAATCATTTGTTTTTCTACCTGAGAACTGATGTATCTTTTTAGGCATTCCTCACAGACAGCCTTTTTGCAACAATGTAGCGGCTTTATATGCTTGTCGTCCAAACAGATTCGACACGTCATAAGAACCGATACACTGTAATCTCTGTTGTAAAAGTTGCTCAGAGATCTAGAATCGATCAAGTTCGATAATGTGTAGGGTTCTGGGATGTTAGTGGGGCGGAGGCCCGTATCAGCATCGCTGTGCCTCCGCAAACCCACAGATAAATCTGATGGTGTTACATCCGATGTAGACGGCGTTATCTTCTCAATATGTTGATGTTCTGTGCTTTCACGGTTATCTGGAGGCTTCCGATAGTTGTCATTGGCGATGCAGTACACCGTACAATAAACATGCTCCTTTAACTGAAATGACTCGTCGTCAGTCCGGTTACTTCTACATTCGTCAGAATCTGTTACATCAACTTGATCCAAATCGGATGACGTTAATCCCTTCGTTTGATCCGCGATTTGCTCAGTTATATCCTCCGGTTCTCCCCAATTGGACTTCTCCAGGTCCAGACTTTCCATACGTTTAATGACTATGTCAACAATGTTATCATCCGAGTCTTTTTGGTCATCCGctgtattgttgttgttgttgagggTGGAAAACGATCGCGACGTCCCGAAATTCCTCTTCAAAATATGCACCGCGCTCTGTCTCCGAAAATTGTCCGTATCTTCGTTTTCTTTGCTCGTTCTCTTCTCAATTCTCTGCATGTGCATGTCCAAGTGACCGCCCGCTGTCTGAACCTTACTGTCCCGGGCATCTTGTGCAAAATCTGTGCCCCTTGACTCAACTTTGTAGGGCAACTCTTTGTAGACATTGTAGACCGTCTCGTCCTCATAGCTCCCGACCAAACCGAGCATGCTACACGGGTAATTGTCCTCCGACATCTGGTCATCTTCCATTCCCGAAGCGGAGAACAATCCATGCACGTTCCTTCCCTTCTCGCTCCAACTCCAGTCactaacaaaacaaaacaaagccgAGCAGCCTCGACTTGTGCTTCCGGGTCTAGGCTACGTGTGAGTGAGCACAAAGCTGGAGATGGATGTTAACACTCACCCAGCCGCACATGACCTGCAGCCAGTGCTGTCGGTCTCAATATCAGCCAGGGCTAGTGTGACCCAATATAGTGAACTTCACGGATCCATTCGTAGCGTAATTACGGTTAAAATATTATTCCATCTCAGGGGATACCCTGGCACGTGCGTATCCGCCTGGGTATCAACAGGTCACCTGTCCGCTGTTGCGTGACGCACAGCCTGGCGCAGCGGGATGCGCCTCCAGAGCAATGCCAGACGAAGTCTGTAGCCTACACTTGAGATGTTCTGAGGTCAAGGCCAACACTGTTCACATTCTGCACACATATACTGCTATTATAGGCtctaaataaaatacaaatatttgaaCATATAGCCTACATCATAATACCGTCTCTCTTTTTTTACTCAGCACGGTTTTGGAAATATTGTAATCGAGACCAGATCAACTTCTTGCTGGGAAACTAGACTCTTTAGGCTAGATAATGACACCACAAATATCTTGAATCATTATATTACTGCGGAGTATTATGTCccggaacagacagacagcgatGATCATAATGAATGGACAATGAAGATCGCAGTCAGCAGGCCTGAATATGACGCCACCGACAATGTAGCAGTGACCGGCCTGCAATAACAGAGTCACCAACAAGAGGCAGTAGAGCACACAGAAATGCACTCGTATGCATGACACCAAAAACAGAAATCTGGTGTCAACACTGCATCAGTCTTTTGAATGTATATTCCCAAGAAGACAATTaacaatattattattattttcaagATAATTAACAAGATATTTATTTCAGATGAACCTTTATATAACTTTGTGATTCAGGTTCCAGTTTCCCCTGTTTAAGTGAGGCACTTCCTGTCAGTCCCAGGTTTTGTTTACCAGCCATGTCTGTCCTAGTGTCAGGTGTCAACATGATCCTCTCTCCATTGACACATATCTGGTTATTGAACCTCCTAGTTATACATAGGGCACATGAGGTATGAAGAGTGGTGTAGAGGAGAAAGGGTTGGGAtgaggagagtgggggagagagagtggagagtagGGGAAAGTGAGAGTGCGGGGAGAGGAGCGAAAGTGGTgtcgaggagagagagtgtgggagagggagagagagcgaggaggggggagagggagtggggggaaagcaagagagtggcagagaggagagagtggtggaaAGGAGCGTGAGTAGGAGAGTTTGTGATGGTCCTCCTCATGGTCCAGGGACTAGGTGAGTCTGGATGTTGATCTTCAAAGGTGCCATGTGATCTacaggtgtgtctgcatgtgctcCCTCGGAGCCATGACACTAATAGTCTTGTTTATGGACATAGCCTGAGTGGAACATGAGGCTAAGTGTGTGATCTGTCTGAAGAGCGCTGACGAGCACAGATAACTTACAGCAGCAACAGGTTCACCACAGcctccagcaggtctctctctctcacaaacacacacaaccagacacaaatCACAGAACATGACAGGCCTTTTCCATAGTTGGCTTTTATTATATTT belongs to Osmerus eperlanus chromosome 8, fOsmEpe2.1, whole genome shotgun sequence and includes:
- the rnf217 gene encoding probable E3 ubiquitin-protein ligase RNF217; its protein translation is MEDDQMSEDNYPCSMLGLVGSYEDETVYNVYKELPYKVESRGTDFAQDARDSKVQTAGGHLDMHMQRIEKRTSKENEDTDNFRRQSAVHILKRNFGTSRSFSTLNNNNNTADDQKDSDDNIVDIVIKRMESLDLEKSNWGEPEDITEQIADQTKGLTSSDLDQVDVTDSDECRSNRTDDESFQLKEHVYCTVYCIANDNYRKPPDNRESTEHQHIEKITPSTSDVTPSDLSVGLRRHSDADTGLRPTNIPEPYTLSNLIDSRSLSNFYNRDYSVSVLMTCRICLDDKHIKPLHCCKKAVCEECLKRYISSQVRVGRADIICPITECSGFLEESVVVSHLANEEVAKYHYFLELGRLDASTKPCPQCSLFTSLKTRSLQTPSRAEHKYKVQCSKCHFVWCFKCHAPWHQGLKCRDYRRGDKLLRTWASVVEHGQRNAQKCPRCKIHIQRTEGCDHMTCTQCNTNFCYRCGEKYRHLRFFGDHTSNLSVFGCKYRYLPEKPHLRRLVRGSVCVSKVVVAPVVIVLMVVIGALSLVIGLVAFPIYYICKRRRKRTHGTGRWI